A genomic region of Bernardetia sp. ABR2-2B contains the following coding sequences:
- a CDS encoding DUF3109 family protein has translation MIPIKNTLVSDNVAFTQFVCNLSKCKGACCVEGEMGAPLEDDERHILEDIYEDVKPFLTKEGIEAIEKNGKYVLDEDNEFSTTLIERNTACAYVTYDEKGITKCGIEKAYEAGKIDYQKPISCHLYPIRVTKYASFDAVNYDEWEICTPACSLGKELKVPVYKFLKTPLIRKYGTEWYDELATFIEKELL, from the coding sequence ATGATTCCTATAAAAAATACTCTTGTTAGTGATAATGTAGCTTTTACTCAATTTGTTTGCAATCTTAGCAAATGCAAAGGCGCATGTTGTGTAGAGGGCGAAATGGGCGCACCCTTAGAAGATGATGAACGACATATTTTAGAAGATATTTACGAAGATGTAAAACCATTCTTGACCAAAGAAGGTATTGAAGCCATAGAAAAAAACGGAAAGTACGTATTAGATGAAGACAATGAGTTCTCAACGACTTTGATAGAACGCAATACAGCTTGTGCCTATGTTACCTACGACGAAAAAGGAATTACAAAATGTGGAATAGAAAAAGCCTACGAAGCAGGAAAAATAGATTATCAAAAGCCTATTTCGTGTCATTTGTATCCAATCCGTGTAACAAAATACGCTAGTTTTGATGCTGTAAATTATGACGAATGGGAAATTTGCACACCTGCTTGTAGCCTAGGTAAAGAGTTAAAAGTACCTGTTTATAAGTTTTTGAAAACTCCTTTGATTAGAAAATACGGAACAGAATGGTACGATGAATTAGCTACTTTTATAGAAAAAGAATTATTGTAA
- a CDS encoding cyclic nucleotide-binding domain-containing protein, with protein sequence MIDRINNIESLNKVEALRQSPLFTSLPQEALEKIAAKAKMRQFFPDETVVWQGKASDSLYLIINGIVAVKKIIASGKEQIFAYLMAGNTFGEVGILENQPRSATVSALSDVDVLVIQRDDFIQMMYDYPQIGIGLCKMLGKYLVESNRRQTRASKKARLILVFSLTPNAGGTNIGNSLARILHAQTKQTTVYTEYPTPQNLISDLNIRKRAKIYKHSAGYDILLSQDENTDLPLSARLTLFLDSMMSDYENIIITLKNQTYIDENLAMLLEFVNQIIIVTPPLEEAMHVVPRLQKQIRDHVRSDEATIFTIINRCSPEHEKTQIKGSSDFDVPYIPDLPLLVDSEDSNYKIPRPIEEMLGSIIDRLERTHQIGVFIPSTISVDKPIDTTKYVEQTLKFLAERFGGATSKEAKGVWNSEKAGLVDEKVYVVHTYVTQKDMNKYLDEVVDYIKTLKVELQQEAMALEIDKKMTII encoded by the coding sequence GTGATAGATAGAATTAATAACATAGAGTCTCTTAATAAAGTTGAAGCACTTAGGCAATCTCCTCTTTTTACTTCACTTCCTCAAGAAGCACTAGAAAAAATAGCTGCAAAAGCAAAAATGCGTCAGTTTTTTCCTGATGAAACAGTTGTTTGGCAAGGTAAAGCAAGTGATAGCTTGTATTTGATTATCAACGGAATTGTGGCAGTAAAAAAAATCATTGCAAGTGGAAAAGAACAAATTTTTGCCTATCTGATGGCAGGAAATACGTTTGGAGAGGTAGGAATATTAGAAAATCAACCTCGTTCAGCTACTGTTTCAGCTCTTAGTGATGTTGATGTATTGGTTATTCAGCGAGATGATTTTATACAAATGATGTATGATTATCCTCAAATCGGTATTGGTCTTTGTAAGATGTTAGGAAAATATTTGGTAGAATCTAATAGAAGACAAACAAGGGCATCAAAAAAAGCTCGTTTGATTTTGGTTTTTAGTCTTACGCCAAATGCAGGAGGAACAAATATTGGAAACTCTTTAGCTCGTATTTTACACGCACAGACCAAACAAACGACTGTTTATACAGAATATCCAACGCCTCAAAATTTGATTTCGGATTTGAATATTCGTAAAAGAGCAAAGATTTATAAACATAGTGCAGGTTATGATATTTTACTCTCTCAAGATGAAAACACAGACTTGCCTCTTTCTGCTCGTCTGACTTTATTTTTAGATTCGATGATGTCTGATTATGAGAATATCATCATTACACTAAAAAATCAAACCTATATTGATGAGAATTTGGCAATGCTATTGGAGTTTGTCAATCAGATTATTATTGTTACTCCTCCTTTGGAAGAAGCAATGCACGTTGTACCAAGATTACAAAAACAAATCCGTGACCATGTGCGAAGTGATGAAGCCACTATTTTTACAATCATCAATCGTTGTAGTCCAGAACATGAGAAAACGCAGATTAAGGGAAGTTCAGATTTTGATGTTCCTTATATTCCAGATTTACCTTTGCTTGTAGATTCAGAAGATTCAAACTATAAAATCCCTCGTCCGATAGAAGAAATGCTGGGTTCGATTATAGACCGTTTGGAACGTACGCATCAGATTGGTGTTTTTATTCCTTCTACCATTTCGGTTGATAAGCCAATTGATACAACTAAGTATGTCGAACAAACACTCAAGTTTTTGGCAGAGCGTTTTGGAGGAGCAACTAGCAAAGAAGCAAAAGGCGTTTGGAATAGTGAAAAAGCAGGTTTAGTAGATGAAAAAGTAT
- a CDS encoding serine/threonine-protein kinase, with protein MDANRWQFIQDIFSEALELEGEERENYLSFKTKDDKELKQEVEKLLEGAERADSFFGGLEDKVSDAWQKAAETTLLSEGEKVGVYQIEKEIGRGGMAVVYLAKRIDGEFEQKVAIKVIKRGMDSDEVLRRFMAEKQILASLNHPNISKILNSGLAPNGLPYFVMEYIEGLDFIEYCNENNLSIKERLEIFVQICRTLQHAHRNLVIHRDLKPSNILVEKNPENNSKNIRNSLKLLDFGIAKVLGEDNDLRTKTAMRLLTPEYASPEQIQGAAISTSSDIYQLGILLFELLSGRRPFIFDKNESVLEWEKKLTTSQPPTPSKIYEEFSEKEAKKVAKERKTDKKQLKRVLKSELQSIVLMALRSEPERRYQSAEQLAEDIERYLQKRPIIAKPNSWGYKTRKAFERNKLAWVGFVLLFLALVGGIFGTTYQAYKTKKEKQRAEQTLAFITDLFKSPDPRLSDSEGKDIKVSEFLKASEKKVFRNLENQPALQTELLTILSDLYDNMNLAKEGTELEKKLLPKFIKQYGKNSPQAAESIRKLAAWSFETSKSVEKTDSIFQEGFDIFEKTYTKEHNKYAVLLNEYGLFLQISRADLEKADSVLKQAGGIFVKNDTLTADYGNNLSFRGLIANQMGRLDEALSLYERELFIKQKVNQDSVGLALVKVNMASVYFKKQNLIRAETINQEALKVMEEELGMEHKHTLTALNNLAAVYAAQGRHDLGKPIALRSYNGFLSKYGEKNDKTAAAALNVGFYYTKLNKFDSALVFVNQANEIYKQLFGENHYVTGVPLLARTEILLGKNQPQKAMQDAQKADELLSSPPIPTIHYYRGMVNFRLGSCYISLNEKEKGKAYLQKAIDILVQSNGEQHYATQAAIKQLSEIDN; from the coding sequence ATGGACGCAAACCGTTGGCAATTTATTCAAGATATTTTTTCAGAAGCTTTAGAACTAGAAGGAGAGGAAAGAGAAAATTATCTTTCATTTAAAACAAAAGATGATAAAGAACTCAAACAAGAGGTTGAAAAACTTTTGGAAGGAGCTGAAAGAGCAGATAGTTTTTTTGGAGGTTTAGAAGATAAAGTTTCTGATGCTTGGCAAAAAGCTGCCGAAACAACACTTCTCTCAGAGGGCGAAAAGGTAGGTGTCTATCAAATTGAAAAGGAAATTGGGCGTGGAGGAATGGCAGTTGTTTATTTAGCAAAGCGTATTGATGGCGAATTTGAGCAAAAAGTAGCTATCAAAGTCATCAAACGAGGAATGGATTCTGATGAGGTTTTGAGACGCTTTATGGCTGAAAAACAGATTTTGGCTTCACTTAATCATCCAAATATTTCCAAAATATTGAATAGTGGACTTGCGCCAAACGGTTTGCCTTATTTTGTAATGGAATATATAGAAGGTCTTGATTTTATTGAGTATTGCAATGAAAATAACCTTTCCATAAAAGAACGTTTAGAAATTTTTGTCCAAATTTGTAGAACATTACAACACGCACACAGAAACTTAGTCATTCATAGAGATTTGAAACCTTCAAATATTCTAGTAGAAAAAAACCCAGAAAACAATTCTAAAAACATACGTAATTCATTAAAATTATTAGACTTCGGAATTGCTAAAGTGCTAGGAGAAGATAACGATTTGAGAACTAAAACGGCAATGCGCCTTCTTACGCCTGAATACGCAAGTCCAGAACAAATACAAGGTGCAGCCATCAGCACATCTAGTGATATTTATCAATTAGGAATCCTTTTATTTGAACTACTTAGTGGAAGAAGACCATTTATTTTTGATAAAAATGAATCTGTTTTAGAATGGGAAAAGAAACTTACAACTTCTCAACCTCCAACACCTTCCAAGATTTATGAAGAGTTTTCAGAAAAAGAAGCCAAAAAAGTGGCTAAAGAACGAAAAACAGACAAAAAACAACTCAAAAGAGTCTTAAAATCTGAATTACAATCTATTGTCTTGATGGCTCTTCGCTCCGAACCTGAAAGGCGCTATCAATCTGCCGAGCAACTTGCAGAAGATATTGAAAGGTATTTACAAAAACGTCCTATTATAGCAAAGCCTAATTCTTGGGGGTATAAAACACGAAAGGCTTTCGAACGAAACAAATTAGCTTGGGTAGGTTTTGTACTGCTTTTTTTGGCTCTTGTTGGTGGAATATTTGGAACAACTTATCAAGCCTATAAGACAAAAAAAGAAAAACAACGAGCAGAACAAACATTAGCATTCATAACAGATTTGTTTAAAAGTCCAGACCCGAGACTTTCAGATTCAGAAGGAAAAGATATAAAAGTGAGTGAGTTTTTGAAAGCAAGTGAAAAGAAAGTATTTAGAAATTTGGAAAACCAACCAGCACTTCAAACTGAACTTCTGACTATTTTATCTGATTTGTATGATAATATGAACTTGGCAAAAGAGGGAACTGAATTAGAAAAAAAATTATTGCCAAAGTTTATCAAGCAATATGGCAAAAACTCTCCACAGGCAGCTGAAAGCATTAGAAAATTGGCTGCATGGTCTTTCGAAACAAGTAAAAGCGTTGAGAAAACAGACTCCATTTTTCAAGAAGGATTTGATATTTTTGAAAAAACATATACAAAAGAACATAATAAATACGCTGTTCTGCTCAATGAGTATGGATTGTTTCTGCAAATATCAAGAGCTGATTTAGAAAAAGCTGATTCTGTTTTGAAACAAGCAGGAGGTATTTTTGTAAAAAATGATACACTTACAGCCGATTATGGAAATAATTTATCATTTCGTGGACTGATTGCCAATCAAATGGGAAGGCTAGATGAAGCTCTTTCGTTATATGAGAGAGAATTATTTATCAAGCAAAAAGTAAATCAAGATTCAGTCGGATTAGCACTTGTAAAAGTAAATATGGCTTCTGTCTATTTCAAAAAGCAAAATCTCATTCGTGCCGAAACCATAAATCAAGAAGCTCTTAAAGTTATGGAAGAGGAGTTAGGAATGGAACACAAACACACACTTACTGCACTCAATAATTTGGCAGCCGTTTACGCAGCTCAAGGAAGGCACGATTTGGGAAAGCCAATTGCATTGCGTTCTTACAATGGATTTTTGAGTAAATATGGAGAGAAAAATGACAAAACAGCAGCAGCAGCACTAAATGTGGGCTTTTATTATACAAAATTAAATAAATTTGATTCTGCATTAGTTTTTGTCAATCAAGCAAATGAAATCTATAAACAGCTTTTTGGAGAAAATCATTATGTTACTGGTGTTCCCCTTTTGGCTAGAACAGAAATTTTGTTAGGAAAAAACCAACCTCAAAAAGCGATGCAAGATGCTCAAAAAGCAGATGAATTGCTATCGTCTCCTCCAATTCCAACGATTCATTATTATAGAGGAATGGTCAATTTTCGTCTAGGAAGTTGTTATATTTCCTTGAATGAAAAAGAAAAAGGGAAAGCATATCTTCAAAAAGCCATAGATATTTTAGTCCAGAGTAATGGAGAACAACATTATGCTACACAAGCAGCCATAAAACAGCTTTCTGAAATTGATAATTAA